One stretch of Saccharomonospora xinjiangensis XJ-54 DNA includes these proteins:
- a CDS encoding amidohydrolase, protein MSSSNTTLLVGGRIHTPISPDATAMAVTDGTVVWVGQDAPGRALHPGAEVVDLGGAFVAPAFVDAHVHATNTGLHLTGLDLTTVADAGGLLAAVRDAAKPGEVLLAHGWDETSWATTRLPSRAELDEAAGGVAVYLSRVDVHSALVSSALLDLAPGITETEGYSPDGPLTRAAHHAARTAAYGAITPDQRERAQRAFLGAAAANGIVSVHECAGPDICGENDLRALLRLAGEPGLVEVVPYWGALADDAALRLAAELGLRGLGGDLFVDGALGSHTAALTAPYADRPCTSGARYHDARAISDHLVACTEAGLQAGFHVIGDAAVAEVVEAFALAEDVVGQRALARAGHRLEHVEMITRDQAAALARWNVTASMQPAFDALWGGADGMYATRLGAARAATLNPFAALAAEGVSLAFGSDAPVTPLDPWGGVRAAVHHRTPGSGISARAAFNAHTRGGHRAAGVNDGVTGSLVPGAPAHYAVWEADDLVVATPDTRVQRWSTDPRSRVPGLPPLDPGSPLPRCVRTVRAGTVIHDSTGADGGPGARSAVASGT, encoded by the coding sequence GTGAGTAGCAGCAACACGACGCTTCTGGTGGGCGGCCGAATCCACACGCCGATCTCGCCCGACGCCACCGCCATGGCCGTCACGGACGGCACCGTCGTCTGGGTCGGTCAGGACGCGCCGGGAAGGGCGCTGCATCCCGGCGCCGAGGTCGTCGATCTCGGCGGGGCGTTCGTGGCGCCCGCGTTCGTCGATGCCCACGTGCACGCCACCAACACGGGACTGCACCTCACCGGGCTCGACCTCACCACCGTCGCCGACGCGGGCGGCCTGCTCGCGGCGGTGCGGGACGCGGCGAAGCCCGGCGAGGTGTTGCTCGCCCACGGCTGGGACGAGACGTCCTGGGCCACCACGAGACTTCCCAGCAGGGCCGAACTGGACGAGGCCGCAGGCGGCGTGGCCGTCTATCTCAGCCGCGTCGATGTGCATTCGGCACTCGTCTCCAGCGCGCTGCTCGACCTCGCCCCCGGCATCACCGAGACCGAGGGGTACTCGCCGGACGGTCCGCTGACCCGTGCGGCCCACCACGCGGCCCGCACGGCCGCGTACGGCGCGATCACGCCCGACCAGCGTGAGCGAGCCCAACGCGCGTTCCTCGGTGCCGCCGCCGCGAACGGCATCGTCAGCGTCCACGAGTGCGCGGGCCCCGACATCTGCGGTGAGAACGACCTGCGCGCACTGCTGCGCCTCGCGGGGGAACCCGGTCTCGTCGAGGTGGTGCCGTACTGGGGTGCGCTCGCCGACGACGCCGCACTGCGGCTGGCGGCTGAGCTGGGGCTGCGCGGACTCGGCGGTGACCTGTTCGTGGACGGCGCGCTCGGCTCCCACACCGCGGCACTGACCGCGCCGTACGCCGATCGGCCCTGCACCTCGGGTGCGCGCTACCACGACGCGCGCGCGATCTCCGACCACCTCGTCGCCTGCACGGAGGCCGGGCTCCAGGCCGGATTCCACGTCATCGGCGACGCCGCCGTCGCGGAGGTGGTCGAGGCGTTCGCGCTGGCCGAGGACGTCGTGGGGCAGCGGGCGCTGGCCAGGGCGGGACACCGGCTCGAACACGTCGAGATGATCACGCGAGACCAGGCCGCCGCCCTCGCCCGCTGGAATGTCACCGCCTCCATGCAGCCCGCGTTCGACGCGCTCTGGGGCGGCGCCGACGGCATGTACGCGACGCGGCTCGGCGCTGCAAGGGCGGCGACGCTCAACCCCTTCGCCGCGCTCGCGGCCGAGGGCGTGTCACTGGCGTTCGGCTCCGACGCGCCCGTGACGCCGCTCGACCCGTGGGGCGGCGTGCGCGCCGCCGTGCACCACCGCACACCCGGCTCCGGCATCTCCGCCCGCGCGGCGTTCAACGCGCACACCAGGGGCGGGCACAGGGCCGCCGGGGTCAACGACGGCGTCACCGGAAGCCTCGTGCCCGGCGCGCCCGCCCACTACGCGGTGTGGGAGGCCGACGATCTCGTTGTCGCCACTCCCGACACCCGCGTGCAGCGGTGGTCCACCGACCCCCGCTCCCGGGTCCCCGGTCTGCCGCCGCTCGACCCCGGCTCGCCGCTGCCCCGATGCGTGCGCACGGTGCGGGCCGGCACCGTGATCCACGACAGCACCGGCGCCGACGGCGGCCCCGGTGCGCGGTCGGCCGTCGCCTCGGGGACCTAG
- the lnt gene encoding apolipoprotein N-acyltransferase, translating to MTATASSPDATAVTAPRPSPLRRGGPLAARIALAAGSGLLFAAAFAPRPLWWVAPLAIAGLGIALHGRRAWGAAGYGLVFGIAFNLVHLVWIQDFLGHEFGPAPWLALTGVLSGFLALVCAAMPLVSRLPGAPVWQALVFLSQESARMRWPFNGFPWGRVGFSQPEGAYLSLASLGGAPLVGFAVLVTGFGLAQLAVRLRQGGVRFTRAVVAPALAVVLPLVAGLATWPTVGTAAESGTRTVAVVQGNAPDVGIGLLGQRDTIRANHFAESERLLERIRSGEVPRPDVVVWPETATDVRGGDARLDELADEFGVPLLVGALYQRPGSDLTANATLVWEPGEGITGHYVKRELVPFAEYVPMREIARWFTPFVDDTRDMLWGTEGAALDVAGAQLGTVICYEVAYDYVARDNVAAGAELLVTPTNNAWFGPGEMSYQQLAMSRVRAVEHGRAVVVAATSGISAIVAPDGSVTRSTSLYTATSMVAEVPLRQETTLSDRLGAWTEYALVGAALAAMVAGFVLRSHSKRTTPRADATEGEQHGGGDTAHG from the coding sequence GTGACCGCCACGGCCTCATCGCCGGACGCGACTGCTGTGACCGCTCCGCGTCCGAGCCCGCTCCGGCGAGGTGGGCCCCTCGCCGCCCGCATCGCGCTCGCCGCGGGCTCGGGTCTGCTGTTCGCCGCCGCGTTCGCCCCCCGCCCGCTGTGGTGGGTGGCGCCGCTGGCGATCGCCGGGCTCGGGATCGCACTCCACGGCCGCCGCGCGTGGGGAGCCGCGGGCTACGGCCTCGTGTTCGGCATCGCTTTCAACCTCGTCCATCTCGTGTGGATCCAGGACTTCCTCGGCCACGAGTTCGGGCCGGCGCCGTGGCTCGCGCTGACCGGTGTCCTCTCCGGATTCCTGGCACTGGTGTGTGCCGCGATGCCGCTCGTGTCGCGGCTTCCCGGCGCGCCGGTGTGGCAGGCGCTGGTGTTCCTGTCGCAGGAGTCGGCGCGGATGCGCTGGCCGTTCAACGGGTTCCCGTGGGGCAGGGTCGGGTTCAGCCAGCCCGAGGGCGCCTACCTGTCGCTGGCCTCGCTCGGTGGTGCGCCGCTCGTCGGGTTCGCCGTGCTCGTCACCGGGTTCGGGCTGGCGCAGCTTGCGGTGCGGCTCAGGCAGGGCGGTGTCCGGTTCACGCGCGCCGTGGTCGCGCCCGCGCTGGCCGTGGTGCTCCCGCTGGTCGCGGGACTGGCCACGTGGCCGACCGTCGGCACGGCGGCCGAGTCGGGCACCCGCACCGTCGCCGTCGTGCAGGGCAACGCCCCCGACGTCGGCATCGGCCTGCTCGGTCAGCGCGACACCATCCGCGCCAACCACTTCGCCGAGAGCGAGCGACTGCTCGAACGCATCCGCTCGGGCGAGGTGCCCCGTCCCGACGTCGTCGTCTGGCCGGAGACGGCCACCGACGTCCGCGGTGGCGATGCCCGGCTGGACGAGCTGGCCGACGAGTTCGGGGTACCGCTGCTCGTCGGTGCCCTGTACCAGCGGCCGGGAAGCGACCTCACCGCCAACGCGACGCTCGTGTGGGAGCCGGGCGAGGGGATCACCGGGCACTACGTCAAGCGGGAACTCGTCCCGTTCGCCGAGTACGTGCCGATGCGCGAGATCGCCCGCTGGTTCACGCCGTTCGTCGATGACACCAGGGACATGCTGTGGGGAACCGAGGGTGCCGCGCTTGACGTCGCGGGCGCCCAGCTCGGGACGGTCATCTGCTACGAGGTCGCCTACGACTACGTCGCCCGTGACAACGTCGCCGCAGGGGCCGAGCTGCTGGTGACGCCGACGAACAACGCCTGGTTCGGGCCGGGCGAGATGAGTTACCAGCAGCTCGCGATGTCGCGGGTCCGCGCTGTCGAACACGGCAGGGCCGTGGTGGTGGCCGCGACGAGCGGCATCAGCGCGATCGTGGCGCCCGACGGCAGCGTCACCCGCTCTACCAGCCTTTACACCGCCACGTCAATGGTCGCCGAGGTGCCCCTGCGACAGGAGACTACGCTGTCGGATCGACTCGGTGCGTGGACCGAGTACGCGCTGGTCGGGGCCGCGCTCGCCGCCATGGTCGCCGGGTTCGTGCTCCGGTCGCACTCGAAGAGGACCACACCGCGCGCAGATGCGACAGAAGGGGAGCAGCATGGCGGAGGGGACACAGCACACGGATGA
- a CDS encoding polyprenol monophosphomannose synthase, translating to MAEGTQHTDETDPVLVIIPTYNERENLPPLVRRLHTVLPKVHVLVVDDGSPDGTGEVADKLAGDDDRVNVLHRIEKAGLGAAYIAGFRWALERGYATVVEMDADGSHAPEDLPRVLDALTDADLVIGSRYVPGGALVNWPPHRQLLSRVANLYSRIALGVPVADITAGFRAYRRRVLERLPLGRIASQGYCFQIDLTWRTAQEGFRILEVPITFTEREVGQSKMSGAIIGEAILKVAQWGLRRRADQLRSLYGRVRR from the coding sequence ATGGCGGAGGGGACACAGCACACGGATGAGACCGACCCGGTGCTGGTGATCATCCCGACCTACAACGAACGGGAGAACCTACCGCCGCTTGTGCGCAGGCTGCACACGGTGTTGCCGAAGGTCCACGTGCTCGTGGTGGACGACGGAAGCCCTGACGGCACCGGCGAGGTCGCCGACAAACTCGCGGGCGACGACGACAGGGTGAACGTGCTGCACCGGATCGAGAAAGCGGGGCTCGGCGCCGCGTACATCGCCGGGTTCCGCTGGGCGCTGGAGCGCGGCTACGCCACCGTCGTCGAGATGGACGCCGACGGCTCACACGCGCCGGAGGACCTGCCGAGGGTGCTCGACGCCCTCACCGACGCCGACCTCGTGATCGGCTCCCGGTACGTGCCGGGTGGGGCGCTCGTGAACTGGCCGCCACACCGGCAGCTGCTGTCGAGGGTGGCCAATCTGTACTCGCGGATCGCGCTCGGCGTACCCGTCGCGGACATCACCGCCGGGTTCCGGGCCTACCGCCGCCGCGTGCTGGAACGGCTTCCGCTGGGGCGGATCGCGTCACAGGGCTACTGCTTCCAGATCGACCTGACGTGGCGCACGGCGCAGGAGGGCTTCCGCATCCTGGAAGTCCCCATCACGTTCACCGAGCGCGAGGTGGGGCAGTCGAAGATGAGCGGCGCGATCATCGGCGAGGCGATCCTCAAGGTGGCGCAGTGGGGGCTGCGGCGAAGGGCAGACCAGCTGCGGTCCCTCTACGGGCGCGTGCGCCGCTGA
- a CDS encoding RNA polymerase-binding protein RbpA, translating to MADRVLRGSRLGAVSYETDRNHDLAPRRTVRFKCPKGHEFEVPFSDDAEIPAVWECRLHGSESEIIDGGTPEPKEAKPPRTHWDMLLERRSIPELEELLNERLTELKNRRGRTA from the coding sequence ATGGCCGACCGTGTTCTTCGTGGAAGCCGGTTGGGTGCGGTCAGTTACGAGACCGACCGCAATCACGACCTAGCCCCCCGACGTACCGTGCGCTTCAAGTGCCCCAAGGGTCACGAGTTCGAGGTGCCGTTCTCCGACGATGCGGAGATCCCAGCCGTGTGGGAGTGCAGACTGCACGGCAGCGAGTCGGAGATCATCGACGGCGGAACGCCCGAACCCAAGGAGGCGAAGCCGCCGAGGACCCATTGGGACATGCTGCTGGAGCGGCGGTCGATCCCGGAGCTGGAGGAGCTGCTCAACGAGCGGCTCACCGAGCTCAAGAACCGCAGGGGACGCACGGCGTAG
- a CDS encoding thymidine kinase: protein MTAPHDDDTDPTDALSPVPAAAWRRDMPVTGRVKFCYGPMDCGKSTLALQIDHNLARQGRQGLLLVRHDRSGTAQISSRIGITRQAIEVEAGTDVRAVVRLAWERGRHVDYLIVDEAQFLSPLQVEQLTELADEACIDVYCFGIATDFRSELFPGARRLFELADELQPVQVEVLCWCGRPGRFNARVRDGVVLRTGDTVFVADTAPGTATPASTGEVNSATTRSSTGTATVRYQVLCRRHFRLGEVGPDASGPGQLQLA from the coding sequence GTGACCGCACCGCATGACGACGACACCGATCCGACCGACGCGCTCTCCCCCGTCCCCGCAGCGGCGTGGCGAAGGGACATGCCGGTGACGGGGAGGGTCAAGTTCTGCTACGGGCCGATGGACTGCGGCAAATCGACATTGGCACTGCAGATCGACCACAACCTCGCGAGGCAGGGCAGGCAAGGGCTCCTGCTCGTCAGGCACGACCGCTCCGGTACGGCGCAGATCAGCAGCCGCATCGGCATCACGCGGCAAGCCATCGAGGTCGAGGCGGGCACCGACGTGCGCGCTGTGGTGCGGCTGGCCTGGGAACGCGGCAGGCACGTCGATTACCTGATCGTTGACGAGGCGCAGTTCCTCTCGCCGCTCCAGGTGGAGCAGTTGACCGAACTCGCCGACGAGGCCTGCATCGACGTGTACTGCTTCGGGATCGCGACGGACTTCCGCAGCGAACTGTTCCCCGGAGCCCGGCGCCTCTTCGAGCTGGCCGACGAGTTGCAGCCGGTTCAGGTCGAGGTTCTGTGCTGGTGCGGACGGCCGGGCCGGTTCAACGCGCGGGTGCGCGACGGTGTCGTGCTGCGCACCGGCGACACGGTCTTCGTGGCCGACACCGCACCGGGCACTGCCACACCCGCGTCCACCGGTGAGGTGAACTCCGCCACGACACGCTCATCGACGGGAACGGCTACGGTGCGTTACCAGGTACTTTGTCGTCGGCACTTCCGTCTCGGCGAGGTGGGGCCGGACGCGTCCGGCCCTGGGCAACTCCAGTTGGCCTGA
- a CDS encoding MFS transporter: protein MSTVGSGPSPAADVRQRRREQWGWYFYDWANSTFFTSVITVFGALYMSSVAALDAKSHPERNGPTPCVDEHGVANNLVNCDISLLGLTFPAGSLWGYLLAASTVIQVLILPITGAIADRSQNKKRMLGFFALLGSVASALLFFVSGDRWELGVALYMLGNIGYGASIVTYYSFLPDIATPDERDAVSSRGWAFGYLGGGVALAAQLAFYLSRDALGVSESLAVRICFLTSGLWWALFTLIPLRRLTERQPPHGPEHGVSVVKAGFVELRDTLRAAKAFPLTLAFLGAYLVFTDGISTVVSVSAQYGSEELKFGNEVLIATILVIQFVAYVGGTLHGIAARRWGAKKTILASLLVWMVVVASAYFIEAGQQFQFYAVAAGIGLVLGGTNALSRSLFSQMIPAGKEAQYYSLYEIGERGTSWLGPLLFAGVGQATGSFRYAIIALLVFFVVGFILVALIPVRRAIAEAGNPEPSVL, encoded by the coding sequence ATGAGCACCGTGGGCAGTGGTCCTTCACCTGCGGCCGACGTGCGGCAACGTCGGCGGGAACAGTGGGGCTGGTACTTCTACGACTGGGCGAACTCGACGTTCTTCACGTCGGTGATCACAGTGTTCGGCGCGCTCTACATGAGTTCGGTCGCGGCGCTGGACGCCAAGTCGCATCCGGAACGCAACGGACCCACCCCGTGCGTCGATGAGCACGGGGTGGCGAACAACCTCGTCAACTGCGACATCAGCCTGCTGGGCCTGACCTTCCCCGCAGGGTCGCTGTGGGGATATCTCCTCGCGGCCTCCACTGTCATCCAGGTGCTGATCCTGCCGATCACGGGCGCGATCGCCGACCGCAGCCAGAACAAGAAGCGCATGCTCGGCTTCTTCGCCCTCCTCGGCTCCGTCGCGTCGGCGCTGCTGTTCTTCGTCTCCGGCGACCGCTGGGAGCTCGGCGTCGCGCTGTACATGCTGGGCAACATCGGCTACGGCGCCTCGATCGTCACCTACTACTCCTTCCTGCCGGACATCGCGACACCCGACGAGCGCGACGCCGTGTCGTCGCGCGGCTGGGCCTTCGGCTACCTCGGCGGCGGGGTCGCCCTCGCGGCACAGCTCGCCTTCTACCTCAGCCGCGACGCACTCGGAGTCAGCGAGTCGCTCGCCGTCCGGATCTGCTTCCTCACCTCGGGCCTGTGGTGGGCGCTGTTTACGCTCATCCCCCTCCGCAGGCTCACCGAGCGGCAACCACCGCACGGGCCGGAGCACGGGGTCTCGGTGGTGAAGGCCGGGTTCGTCGAGCTGCGCGACACGCTGCGGGCCGCGAAGGCGTTCCCGCTGACGCTGGCGTTCCTCGGCGCGTACCTAGTGTTCACCGACGGAATCTCCACAGTGGTCTCCGTGTCGGCACAGTACGGCTCCGAGGAGCTGAAGTTCGGCAACGAGGTACTGATCGCCACCATTCTCGTGATCCAGTTCGTCGCGTACGTGGGCGGCACGCTGCACGGAATCGCCGCGCGACGCTGGGGTGCGAAGAAGACGATCCTCGCGAGCCTTCTGGTGTGGATGGTGGTCGTCGCCTCCGCCTACTTCATCGAGGCGGGCCAGCAGTTCCAGTTCTACGCGGTCGCCGCGGGCATTGGCCTTGTGCTCGGCGGCACCAACGCCCTGTCCCGCTCCCTGTTCAGCCAGATGATTCCAGCGGGCAAGGAAGCGCAGTACTACTCGCTGTACGAGATCGGCGAGCGCGGCACGTCGTGGCTGGGGCCCCTGCTGTTCGCGGGCGTGGGCCAGGCGACAGGGTCGTTCCGGTACGCGATCATCGCGCTGCTCGTGTTCTTCGTCGTCGGGTTCATCCTGGTGGCACTGATCCCCGTGCGGCGCGCGATCGCCGAGGCGGGCAACCCCGAGCCTTCCGTGCTGTGA
- a CDS encoding flavin-containing monooxygenase, with translation MHDVVIIGGGQSGLAAARAALQHGLTPVVLEAGPEPTGSWPHYYDSLTLFSPAEYSGAPGIPFSGDPERYPARDEVVAHLRDRAASMDVEIRTRTRVTAVSTDSSGVFLVHTEGGEPLPAAGVVAASGSFGNPHRPLLTGQDDFTGRVLHVADYRNPEPFTGQRIVVVGGGNSAVQVGYELADVAKVTLATRQPIGFVPQRQGGKDLHYWLRTTGFDDLPPEWLARMASSTLVLDAGEYRPALDTGRLDRRPMFTALDGDSVVWAEGSREPVDTVLLATGYRPNLPYLEGIGAVADGVPLHAGGLSTTHLGLVYVGLEFQRSFASNTLRGVHRDAEYVMSPLAAHVRGAGRILA, from the coding sequence ATGCACGACGTCGTCATCATCGGTGGCGGGCAGTCCGGGCTCGCCGCGGCCCGCGCCGCCCTGCAGCACGGTCTGACCCCGGTGGTCCTGGAGGCCGGGCCTGAGCCGACGGGATCGTGGCCGCATTACTACGACAGTCTCACCCTGTTCTCCCCCGCCGAATACAGCGGCGCTCCTGGGATTCCGTTCTCCGGCGACCCGGAGCGCTATCCGGCACGCGACGAGGTCGTCGCCCATCTTCGTGATCGCGCGGCGAGCATGGACGTGGAGATCCGCACCCGGACCAGGGTCACGGCAGTCAGCACCGACAGCAGCGGGGTCTTCCTCGTCCACACCGAGGGCGGGGAACCGCTGCCCGCAGCGGGTGTCGTCGCCGCAAGCGGCTCCTTCGGCAACCCGCACCGGCCGCTCCTCACCGGGCAGGACGACTTCACCGGGCGAGTGCTGCACGTCGCCGACTATCGCAACCCCGAGCCGTTCACCGGTCAGCGCATCGTCGTGGTGGGCGGTGGCAACTCCGCGGTTCAGGTGGGCTACGAACTGGCCGACGTCGCCAAGGTCACCCTCGCCACCCGGCAGCCCATCGGCTTCGTCCCTCAGCGGCAGGGCGGGAAGGACCTGCATTACTGGCTGCGCACCACCGGCTTCGACGACCTGCCGCCGGAGTGGCTCGCCCGCATGGCGTCCAGCACTCTGGTCCTGGACGCCGGCGAGTATCGCCCCGCCCTCGACACCGGCAGACTGGACCGCCGACCGATGTTCACCGCCCTCGACGGCGACTCGGTCGTCTGGGCCGAGGGAAGCCGCGAGCCGGTGGACACCGTGTTGCTGGCCACCGGCTACCGACCCAACCTGCCCTACCTCGAAGGAATCGGGGCGGTGGCCGACGGCGTCCCCCTGCATGCCGGTGGTCTCTCCACCACGCACCTGGGCCTGGTGTACGTGGGACTGGAATTCCAGCGCTCGTTCGCCTCCAACACCCTGCGCGGCGTGCACCGCGACGCCGAGTACGTCATGAGCCCGTTGGCCGCGCACGTGCGTGGGGCGGGGCGAATCCTCGCCTGA
- a CDS encoding MFS transporter, with protein sequence MTGESRTRALADEAEPTPPARKRLRRVLVVLCATEITSWGVLYYAFPVLSGDIAAATGWPPSWLTAAFSASQLVAALAGIAVGRWLDRHGPHSTMTTGSVLAVAAVVAIALAPNPAWFAGAWTLAGIAMGAVLYPPAFAALTRWYGPRRVQALTMLTLVAGLASTVFAPLAAALSAWLDWRGAYLVLAGILAVVTIPGHWLGLRLPWPPAPRPTSRGTRSADPARVARSREFVLLVLSLSVAAFATFAVVVNLVPLLAERGIGTGTAAVALGLGGAGQVAGRLGYSALVRHTSVRVRTTVVLAAMAVTTALLGLLTTVAALIAASILAGMARGVFTLVQATAVTDRWGATHYGRLTGLLSAPLTVTMALAPFAGAVLAGLLGGYATAFLLLGALTAIAALLSWASVPAPPPHPSP encoded by the coding sequence TTGACCGGCGAGAGCAGGACACGGGCACTCGCCGACGAGGCGGAGCCCACACCACCGGCGCGGAAGCGGTTGCGGCGGGTCCTGGTGGTGCTGTGTGCCACGGAAATCACCAGCTGGGGAGTGTTGTACTACGCGTTCCCTGTGCTGTCCGGAGACATCGCCGCCGCGACCGGCTGGCCGCCGTCCTGGTTGACCGCGGCGTTCTCGGCCAGCCAGCTTGTCGCCGCACTCGCCGGGATCGCGGTCGGGCGATGGCTGGACCGACACGGCCCCCACAGCACGATGACGACGGGTTCGGTTCTGGCTGTGGCCGCGGTCGTCGCCATCGCCCTCGCGCCGAATCCGGCGTGGTTCGCCGGAGCCTGGACGCTCGCGGGGATAGCCATGGGAGCGGTGCTCTACCCACCGGCGTTCGCTGCGCTGACCCGCTGGTACGGCCCGCGCCGGGTCCAGGCACTGACGATGCTCACGCTGGTGGCGGGCCTGGCCAGCACCGTGTTCGCGCCCCTCGCGGCCGCACTGTCGGCCTGGCTCGACTGGCGTGGCGCCTACCTGGTGCTCGCCGGGATTCTGGCGGTGGTCACCATCCCAGGACACTGGCTCGGGCTGCGGTTGCCATGGCCACCGGCGCCGCGCCCGACTTCGCGAGGAACCCGCAGCGCTGATCCCGCCCGCGTGGCGCGCAGTCGCGAGTTCGTCCTGCTGGTGCTGTCGCTGAGTGTGGCGGCGTTCGCGACGTTCGCCGTCGTCGTCAACCTGGTGCCGCTACTGGCCGAACGCGGCATCGGCACCGGCACCGCGGCCGTCGCGCTCGGACTCGGCGGCGCGGGGCAGGTCGCAGGCCGCCTCGGCTACTCCGCCCTCGTCCGGCACACCAGTGTGCGAGTTCGGACCACGGTGGTCCTGGCCGCCATGGCCGTCACCACCGCGCTGTTGGGATTGCTTACCACCGTGGCGGCGCTCATCGCGGCCTCGATTCTGGCCGGGATGGCGCGCGGGGTCTTCACACTGGTGCAGGCCACGGCCGTGACGGATCGGTGGGGAGCGACTCACTACGGACGGTTGACGGGGCTGCTGTCGGCTCCGCTGACGGTCACGATGGCGCTCGCGCCGTTCGCCGGGGCTGTCCTCGCCGGACTGCTCGGCGGATACGCCACCGCCTTTCTCCTGCTGGGAGCGCTGACCGCGATCGCAGCGCTGCTGTCCTGGGCGTCGGTTCCCGCACCGCCGCCGCACCCGTCCCCCTGA
- a CDS encoding FAD-dependent oxidoreductase: MTEFPVVVVGAGPVGLAAAAEVSERGLPVLVLERGPHAGAAVGQWGHVRLFSRWAELVAPAALRLLEARGWRHPDAQSYPTGREWVRDYLAPLADALGERVRFGAEVTGVARRGRDRVVDAGRDSEPLTVQIRTADGEQDRVLARALIDASGTWGSPSPLGGDGLPALGEEAAADRISYRIPDLGDDAVAARYAGRHVVVAGSGHSALTALVGLAELAEREPATRITWLLRREAEGQVFGGGEADQLPARGALGLRAKAAVESGRIQVVRGFRTETVERDEHGTVRLRSSAGQAVKAIDEIVALTGLRPDLSWLSELRLGLDAALQAPVALAPLIDPNLHSCGTVYPHGVKELAHPEPDVFLAGMKSYGRAPTFLALTGYEQVRSIVAALAGDRQAAERVELVLPETGVCSGGGLADIADTNAASDDGGCCGAPAEPVTVSLSAPTGR, from the coding sequence ATGACCGAGTTCCCTGTGGTGGTCGTGGGAGCGGGGCCGGTGGGACTGGCCGCTGCGGCGGAGGTGTCCGAGCGAGGACTGCCCGTTCTGGTGCTGGAACGTGGCCCCCACGCCGGGGCCGCCGTGGGGCAGTGGGGACATGTGCGGCTGTTCTCGCGGTGGGCCGAGTTGGTCGCTCCGGCCGCGCTCCGGCTCCTGGAGGCACGCGGCTGGCGGCACCCGGACGCACAGAGCTATCCGACAGGGCGGGAGTGGGTGCGGGACTACCTGGCGCCGCTGGCGGACGCGCTGGGCGAGCGGGTCAGGTTCGGCGCCGAGGTCACCGGCGTCGCCCGGCGCGGACGCGACCGCGTTGTGGACGCGGGCCGCGACTCCGAACCGCTGACCGTCCAGATCCGCACGGCCGACGGCGAACAGGACCGCGTGCTCGCGCGGGCGCTGATCGACGCCTCGGGCACCTGGGGTTCGCCGAGTCCGCTCGGCGGGGACGGTCTGCCCGCCCTCGGTGAGGAAGCCGCCGCCGACCGGATCTCCTACCGGATTCCCGACCTCGGCGACGACGCCGTGGCCGCCCGTTATGCGGGCAGGCACGTGGTGGTCGCGGGAAGCGGGCATTCGGCGCTGACAGCCCTGGTCGGTCTCGCCGAGCTCGCCGAGCGGGAACCGGCGACGCGCATCACGTGGTTGCTGCGCCGCGAGGCCGAAGGCCAGGTATTCGGCGGTGGCGAGGCCGACCAGCTCCCGGCGCGCGGCGCGCTGGGCCTGAGGGCGAAGGCTGCGGTCGAGAGCGGGCGCATCCAGGTCGTGCGCGGGTTCCGCACCGAAACCGTCGAGCGCGACGAGCACGGCACGGTGCGGCTGCGGTCCTCGGCAGGGCAGGCGGTAAAGGCGATCGACGAGATCGTGGCGCTGACCGGCTTGCGCCCCGATCTGTCGTGGTTGTCGGAGCTGAGGCTGGGGCTGGACGCGGCCTTGCAGGCGCCCGTGGCGCTCGCCCCGCTGATCGATCCGAACCTGCACTCGTGCGGCACCGTCTACCCGCACGGGGTGAAGGAACTGGCCCATCCCGAACCCGATGTGTTCCTTGCCGGAATGAAGAGCTACGGGCGGGCACCGACGTTCCTCGCCCTGACCGGCTACGAACAGGTGCGCTCGATCGTGGCCGCATTGGCGGGAGACCGGCAGGCCGCAGAACGGGTCGAACTGGTGCTGCCCGAGACCGGGGTCTGCAGCGGAGGCGGATTGGCCGATATCGCGGACACCAACGCCGCGAGCGATGACGGTGGCTGCTGCGGCGCACCAGCCGAGCCGGTGACCGTGTCGCTGTCAGCGCCGACCGGACGTTGA